In Erigeron canadensis isolate Cc75 chromosome 1, C_canadensis_v1, whole genome shotgun sequence, a single window of DNA contains:
- the LOC122607227 gene encoding NAC transcription factor 32-like codes for MRSPSIKSVTTKRSRDAESELNLPPGFRFNPTDEELIVHYLCRKSAPPLSIIADVDLYKHEPWELPDMALFGTKEWYFFTPRDKKYPNGSRPNRVTGNGYWKATGADKPIKSKSDPNTTVGIKKALVFYSGKGTKGIKTNWIMHEYRLPTPNDYQHTKVSKLNDWVLCRLYNKKNNPKEMGIQQNDDIQHSRDLHPQLPLGEIQRGDSYTNNNNSESLNSFEYSDGEFNGNVENSIMFSSDENNMRLAETLMHNVDDDQDFGNEWLDSFSLEDLDRFLETMPPNHDIYKMPMIDYYSSQQQYSF; via the exons ATGAGATCACCTTCTATTAAATCAGTAACAACAAAAAGAAGCAGAGATGCTGAGTCTGAGTTGAACTTGCCACCTGGTTTTCGTTTCAACCCCACCGACGAGGAGCTCATCGTTCATTATCTGTGTCGAAAATCAGCTCCACCTTTGTCGATTATAGCCGACGTCGATCTTTATAAACACGAACCTTGGGAGCTTCCTG ACATGGCTTTGTTTGGAACAAAGGAATGGTACTTTTTTACACCAAGAGACAAGAAATATCCGAATGGGTCCAGACCAAATCGAGTCACAGGAAACGGGTATTGGAAAGCAACAGGGGCGGATAAGCCCATCAAGTCTAAATCTGACCCGAATACGACTGTTGGGATCAAGAAAGCCTTGGTTTTTTACTCGGGAAAAGGGACTAAAGGAATCAAGACAAATTGGATCATGCATGAATATAGACTTCCCACCCCAAACGATTATCAACATACTAAAGTTTCCAAG TTGAATGATTGGGTTTTATGCCGTCTTTACAACAAGAAAAACAATCCGAAAGAGATGGGCATACAACAAAATGATGACATTCAACATAGTCGTGATCTTCATCCACAATTGCCGTTAGGTGAAATACAAAGAGGGGATAGTTATACTAACAATAATAACAGTGAAagtttaaattcgtttgagtatTCCGATGGCGAATTCAATGGTAATGTTGAAAACAGCATCATGTTTTCAAGTGACGAAAACAACATGAGACTAGCTGAAACTTTGATGCataatgttgatgatgatcaagatTTTGGAAATGAGTGGCTTGACAGTTTTAGCTTGGAAGATCTAGACCGTTTTTTAGAAACAATGCCTCCTAATCATGACATTTATAAAATGCCAATGATAGATTATTATTCAAGTCAACAACAATATTCTTTTTAG